One window of Phycisphaeraceae bacterium genomic DNA carries:
- a CDS encoding ABC transporter permease, whose protein sequence is MTIRKTLSTAIRALQRNITRSALTVLGIVIGIAAVIAMMEIGKGSSGSIAKTIASMGANNLLIFPGTAASGGVSFGGGSSLTLTAEDCEAINRECSAIAAAAPIVRARPQLIYQDKNWVPTFVYGSTPAYLNVRDWTQMAEGDIFTDADVRNASRVCVVGQTLVRELFGGKNPVGKELRVKNVAFTVVGVLAPKGANAFGMDQDDILLAPWTTIKYRVSGNSGTTTTSSSSTSTTTGNSADSTYPGASSVFPAPSSTQAADAPMPVRFANVDQIIMSARSGSQIQPAMREVTALLRERHRLQQGEADDFSIRDMTESANALASTTNMMTNLLLAVALISLVVGGVGIMNIMLVSVTERTREIGLRMAVGARSRDILRQFLTEATLLCLVGGLLGLALGRGAALMVQRFLRWPVESSIEAIVASIVVSAVVGIVFGFYPAWKASRLDPIEALRYE, encoded by the coding sequence ATGACCATCCGCAAAACGCTTTCGACCGCGATCCGCGCGCTGCAAAGAAACATCACCCGTTCCGCGCTCACCGTGCTCGGAATCGTCATCGGCATCGCCGCCGTGATCGCCATGATGGAGATCGGCAAGGGCTCTTCCGGCTCGATCGCCAAGACCATCGCCAGCATGGGCGCGAACAACCTCTTGATTTTCCCGGGCACCGCCGCCAGCGGCGGCGTGAGCTTCGGCGGAGGCAGTTCGCTCACGCTCACCGCCGAAGATTGCGAGGCAATCAACCGGGAGTGCTCCGCGATTGCCGCGGCAGCACCAATCGTCCGCGCCCGCCCGCAGCTCATCTACCAGGACAAGAACTGGGTGCCGACTTTTGTCTACGGATCGACGCCGGCGTATCTCAACGTGCGCGACTGGACGCAGATGGCCGAGGGCGACATCTTCACCGATGCGGATGTGCGCAACGCTTCGCGCGTCTGCGTTGTCGGTCAGACGCTCGTGCGCGAACTCTTCGGCGGCAAGAATCCCGTTGGCAAGGAACTCCGCGTGAAAAACGTGGCGTTCACGGTGGTGGGAGTGCTCGCGCCCAAGGGCGCGAACGCCTTCGGCATGGATCAGGACGACATCCTTCTCGCACCCTGGACAACGATCAAGTACCGAGTCTCCGGAAACTCCGGAACGACGACGACAAGCTCGTCTTCGACTTCAACAACGACCGGCAATTCCGCCGACTCGACGTACCCCGGCGCCTCGAGCGTTTTTCCCGCTCCTTCCTCGACGCAGGCTGCCGATGCGCCGATGCCAGTGCGCTTCGCGAATGTCGATCAGATCATCATGTCGGCCCGCTCGGGCAGCCAGATCCAGCCCGCGATGCGTGAAGTCACCGCGCTGCTCCGCGAACGCCACCGCCTGCAACAAGGAGAGGCCGACGATTTCAGCATCCGCGACATGACCGAGAGCGCCAATGCGCTTGCGAGCACAACGAACATGATGACAAACCTGTTGCTCGCGGTTGCGCTCATCTCGCTCGTAGTGGGGGGCGTCGGCATCATGAACATCATGCTCGTCTCCGTGACCGAGCGCACGCGTGAGATCGGCCTGCGCATGGCAGTGGGCGCGCGATCCCGCGACATCCTGCGTCAGTTCCTGACCGAGGCGACGCTCCTTTGCCTGGTCGGTGGATTGCTCGGGCTCGCGCTCGGACGCGGCGCGGCGCTGATGGTCCAGAGGTTCCTGCGCTGGCCGGTCGAAAGCTCGATCGAGGCGATCGTCGCTTCGATCGTGGTTTCCGCCGTCGTCGGCATCGTCTTCGGTTTCTATCCCGCATGGAAAGCCTCTCGCCTCGATCCGATCGAGGCGCTGAGATACGAATAA
- the lysW gene encoding lysine biosynthesis protein LysW, which translates to MSASPTTASASTNCPECEGNVPFVRRPLQGEVVRCPDCNAELEVTGLDPVRLELAPEVQEDWGE; encoded by the coding sequence ATGTCCGCCTCCCCGACCACCGCGTCCGCCTCGACAAACTGCCCCGAATGCGAAGGCAACGTTCCGTTTGTGCGCCGTCCGCTTCAGGGCGAAGTCGTTCGTTGCCCCGATTGCAACGCAGAGCTCGAAGTGACCGGCCTCGACCCCGTTCGCCTCGAACTCGCTCCCGAAGTGCAGGAAGACTGGGGCGAGTAA
- the argC gene encoding N-acetyl-gamma-glutamyl-phosphate reductase produces the protein MSSPLRVSIVGGSGYGGGEVLRLLLDHPGVTVSQITSRQQTGNYVYSVHPNLRGRTTLQFSSPDQLEPCDVLFLCMPHGEASGKIERFTSLAQRVIDLSADFRLRDAAQYQRWYDEPHPSPAWLDRFVYGLPELRRSQLAGAKLASGVGCNATAINLALLPLARAGLIKSVVADLKVGSSEAGNASSPSSHHPERSGSVRSFAPTGHRHQAEVRQELMDLHGAFDLHMSITSVELVRGVLCTAHVTPTQRVEEKALWKLFREAYGKEPFVRLVKDRSGIHRYPEPKILAGTNYCDVGFECDPNSDRIVVLSAIDNLMKGAAGSAVQCMNLMCGFDESQGLTFTGLHPI, from the coding sequence ATGAGTTCGCCACTCCGAGTTTCGATCGTCGGCGGCTCCGGTTACGGAGGAGGCGAGGTTCTTCGCCTGCTCCTTGATCATCCCGGCGTCACGGTTTCGCAGATCACCTCGCGCCAGCAGACAGGGAACTACGTCTACAGCGTGCACCCGAACCTGCGCGGCCGAACGACACTCCAGTTTTCCTCGCCCGATCAGCTCGAACCGTGTGATGTGCTCTTCCTCTGCATGCCGCACGGAGAAGCGAGCGGCAAGATCGAGCGCTTCACCTCGCTGGCGCAGCGCGTGATCGATCTCTCGGCAGATTTCCGCCTGCGCGACGCCGCGCAGTACCAGCGCTGGTACGACGAACCGCATCCTTCTCCGGCGTGGCTCGACCGATTCGTCTACGGATTGCCCGAACTCCGGCGTTCGCAACTCGCCGGGGCGAAGCTCGCCAGCGGCGTCGGCTGCAACGCGACCGCGATCAACCTCGCGCTTCTGCCGCTGGCGCGCGCGGGGCTCATCAAGTCCGTCGTCGCCGATCTCAAGGTCGGTTCCTCCGAAGCCGGCAACGCATCCAGCCCGTCGAGCCACCACCCCGAGCGCTCCGGCAGCGTGCGCTCCTTCGCACCCACCGGCCACCGCCACCAGGCCGAAGTGCGCCAGGAACTGATGGATCTGCATGGTGCGTTCGACCTGCACATGAGCATCACCTCGGTCGAGCTCGTGCGGGGTGTTCTCTGCACGGCGCACGTCACCCCTACTCAACGCGTCGAAGAAAAGGCGCTTTGGAAGCTCTTCCGCGAGGCGTACGGCAAGGAACCGTTCGTGCGTCTCGTGAAGGATCGATCGGGCATCCATCGCTATCCCGAACCGAAGATTCTCGCGGGCACCAACTACTGCGATGTCGGCTTCGAGTGCGACCCCAACTCGGATCGCATCGTTGTCCTCTCCGCAATCGATAATCTGATGAAGGGCGCCGCGGGTTCCGCCGTCCAGTGCATGAACCTCATGTGCGGCTTCGATGAAAGTCAGGGACTCACCTTCACCGGCCTTCACCCGATCTGA
- a CDS encoding [LysW]-aminoadipate kinase — protein MSTHSDITVVKLGGSVGKEPGPFCRDAAELISRDQRLVIVHGGSDHTNELAIALGHPSQFITSPSGHTSRRTDRRTLEIMQMACRGLLNQQIVEQLGRNGVRAIGLSGMDGGTWRGERKAAIRAVIDGRVTVVRDDFTGTVSEVNAALLRQLLDAGFTPVLSPPAVSFEGEPINVDADRAAAMTAAALNAQDLLLLSNVPGLLAKFPDESSLIDRLPKSQIESAQSAAQGRMKKKVLGAGEALDAGVRRVIIGDARRENPISQALQGVGTVIE, from the coding sequence ATGTCAACCCACTCAGACATCACCGTGGTCAAGCTCGGCGGCAGCGTCGGCAAGGAACCCGGCCCTTTCTGCCGCGATGCGGCCGAACTCATCTCGCGAGACCAGCGCCTCGTCATCGTGCACGGCGGTTCCGATCACACCAACGAACTCGCAATCGCGCTCGGCCACCCATCGCAGTTCATCACCAGTCCGAGCGGCCACACGAGCCGGCGCACGGATCGCCGCACGCTCGAGATCATGCAGATGGCCTGCCGCGGATTGCTCAATCAGCAGATCGTCGAACAGCTCGGGCGAAACGGCGTTCGCGCGATCGGACTCTCCGGGATGGACGGCGGCACGTGGCGAGGCGAGCGCAAGGCCGCGATTCGGGCCGTCATCGACGGGCGCGTGACCGTCGTGCGCGATGACTTCACCGGAACCGTGAGCGAAGTCAACGCGGCGCTGCTGCGTCAATTGCTCGATGCCGGCTTTACACCCGTGCTTTCGCCCCCCGCCGTGAGTTTCGAGGGCGAGCCGATCAACGTCGATGCCGATCGTGCCGCGGCAATGACGGCTGCGGCGCTCAACGCGCAAGACCTCTTGCTGCTCAGCAACGTGCCGGGCCTGCTCGCGAAGTTCCCGGATGAATCGTCGCTGATCGACCGCCTGCCCAAGTCGCAGATCGAGTCGGCGCAGTCCGCGGCACAAGGGCGCATGAAGAAGAAGGTGCTCGGCGCGGGCGAAGCGCTCGACGCGGGTGTCCGTCGCGTGATCATCGGCGATGCGCGAAGAGAAAACCCCATCTCTCAGGCGCTCCAGGGTGTTGGAACCGTTATCGAATGA
- a CDS encoding PTS fructose transporter subunit IIB encodes MKIIGVTACPTGIAHTYMAAENLEKAAKAAGHQIKMETQGAMGIENELSAADVRNADVVIFAVDIEVEKKERFDGKKVIKVGVAEAIKNPGAVLARAIG; translated from the coding sequence ATGAAGATCATCGGAGTGACGGCGTGTCCGACGGGGATCGCGCACACCTACATGGCGGCGGAGAATCTCGAGAAGGCGGCGAAGGCCGCGGGCCATCAGATCAAGATGGAAACGCAGGGTGCAATGGGGATCGAGAACGAACTGAGCGCGGCGGACGTACGAAACGCGGATGTCGTGATCTTCGCCGTGGATATCGAGGTCGAAAAGAAGGAGCGATTCGACGGCAAGAAGGTCATCAAGGTCGGGGTCGCGGAGGCGATCAAGAATCCCGGCGCCGTGCTCGCCCGGGCGATCGGATAA
- a CDS encoding [LysW]-lysine hydrolase: MSVPLATPKPTTARPPMSDEEAVALLVDLVRTPSVSTQERACSELLATRMAALGFETEIDPSGSAVGVRGDLSPSVREIVLLGHIDTVPGDVPVRREGDLFFGRGAVDAKGPLAAFTIAAARATLPPGVRVRVIGATEEESATSKGARFACATYRADACIIGEPSGAEGVTLGYKGRVIAWLDVETSSSHSAGPEQTASEIAFEIWSRVREAAEQLTPGAQRVFDRVQAKLRSMNSSHDGVTDRASLTLGFRLPPGIAPAQIDDLCLRASHSFLGARWSFSGHEVAHVAERSGSVARALTSAIRAEGLKPTPKHKTGTSDMNVVAPIWNCPIAAYGPGDSALDHTPNEHIRISEYLASIRVLTRAIETIAGDL, encoded by the coding sequence ATGAGCGTCCCACTCGCAACTCCGAAGCCGACCACAGCCCGGCCACCAATGTCCGACGAGGAAGCCGTCGCGCTGCTTGTCGATCTGGTTCGAACTCCGAGCGTGAGCACACAGGAGCGCGCGTGTTCCGAGTTACTCGCAACCCGGATGGCGGCGCTCGGTTTCGAGACCGAGATCGATCCGAGCGGGAGCGCTGTCGGCGTGCGGGGCGACCTTTCTCCATCCGTAAGGGAGATCGTGCTGCTCGGGCACATCGATACCGTTCCCGGCGATGTTCCGGTCCGGCGCGAAGGCGACTTGTTCTTCGGACGCGGCGCGGTCGATGCGAAGGGACCGCTGGCGGCGTTCACCATCGCCGCGGCACGGGCGACCCTTCCGCCCGGCGTTCGCGTTCGCGTGATCGGCGCGACCGAAGAAGAATCGGCAACTTCGAAGGGCGCTCGGTTCGCGTGCGCGACGTACCGCGCCGATGCGTGCATCATCGGCGAACCCAGCGGCGCCGAGGGCGTGACTCTCGGCTACAAGGGCCGCGTGATTGCATGGCTCGACGTCGAAACGAGTTCATCGCATTCGGCCGGTCCCGAGCAAACAGCGAGCGAGATCGCCTTCGAAATCTGGTCGCGGGTGCGTGAAGCCGCCGAGCAATTGACGCCGGGCGCGCAGCGCGTGTTCGATCGCGTGCAGGCGAAGCTGCGATCCATGAATTCCTCCCACGACGGCGTCACCGATCGCGCATCGCTCACGCTGGGCTTTCGCTTGCCGCCCGGCATTGCCCCTGCGCAGATCGACGATCTCTGCCTGCGCGCCTCGCATTCGTTCCTCGGCGCGCGATGGTCTTTCTCCGGCCACGAAGTCGCGCATGTCGCGGAGCGCAGCGGCTCCGTTGCTCGCGCGCTCACGAGCGCGATCCGCGCCGAGGGTTTGAAGCCGACACCGAAGCACAAGACCGGCACATCCGACATGAACGTCGTCGCGCCGATTTGGAATTGCCCGATCGCCGCGTACGGACCCGGCGACAGCGCGCTCGACCACACGCCGAACGAGCACATCCGGATCTCGGAATACCTGGCGTCGATACGGGTTCTGACCCGCGCGATCGAAACCATCGCGGGCGATTTGTAG
- a CDS encoding efflux transporter outer membrane subunit, producing the protein MVGPDYQKPETKVFAQFAGLDKQVTSDDLASKPTDAPLEISRWWREFGDEKLTGLIARAQRENLDVAVAIARIRQARAQVMIATGGLYPSVSIGASYSQARSPGGGLGTGGNGRITNFYQAGFDASWEIDVFGGIRRQIEATKAGLDAAFESRDDALVTLAGDIGTNYINLRGAQSQLAIARSNLAAQEQTLALTQERFDAGFVSALDVANAQAQVASTRSSIPVTEAQIRAYIYAIGVLLGDEPSTLLAELTPDNPIPRAPSTVPIGLPSDLLQRRPDIRRAEATLHAATAQIGAAIANLYPQFNLNGSIGLQGGNAGDLGSIANHYWSYGPGANWLVFDGGQTRGNIELQRGVTDEAFATYKQTVLVALRDTETALVNFTSQQKRRVALAEAVEANKAAVDLSMQLYSNGRTDFLNVLSAQRQLFLSEDALAQSEANVSTNLIALYKALGGGWGLEDGGEDPGPSAAAPVAQVSGPASEPSSVSQ; encoded by the coding sequence ATGGTCGGGCCCGATTACCAGAAACCCGAGACCAAGGTGTTCGCGCAGTTCGCCGGTCTCGACAAGCAGGTCACGAGCGACGATCTCGCGAGCAAACCGACGGATGCGCCGCTCGAGATCTCGCGCTGGTGGCGTGAATTCGGCGACGAAAAGCTGACAGGTCTCATCGCCCGTGCGCAGCGCGAGAACCTCGATGTCGCCGTCGCCATCGCGCGCATCCGCCAGGCCCGCGCTCAGGTGATGATCGCGACCGGTGGCCTCTACCCCTCGGTCAGCATCGGCGCCAGCTATTCGCAGGCGCGCAGCCCTGGGGGCGGGCTCGGCACCGGCGGCAACGGACGCATCACCAACTTCTATCAGGCCGGATTTGATGCCTCGTGGGAGATCGATGTTTTCGGCGGAATCCGGCGCCAGATCGAAGCGACGAAGGCCGGGCTCGATGCCGCGTTTGAATCGCGCGACGATGCCCTCGTCACCCTCGCGGGAGACATCGGAACCAACTACATCAACCTGCGCGGCGCGCAGAGTCAGCTCGCGATCGCACGCAGCAATCTCGCGGCACAGGAGCAAACCCTCGCGCTCACGCAGGAACGCTTCGATGCCGGCTTTGTCTCCGCGCTCGATGTCGCCAACGCTCAGGCTCAGGTCGCCTCGACCCGCTCGTCGATCCCGGTGACAGAGGCACAGATCCGCGCATATATCTATGCGATCGGTGTGCTGCTCGGCGACGAACCCTCGACACTTCTGGCGGAACTCACACCCGACAACCCCATCCCGCGCGCGCCCAGCACTGTCCCGATCGGCCTCCCTTCCGATCTGCTTCAACGCCGCCCCGACATCCGGCGCGCGGAGGCCACGCTGCACGCCGCGACCGCGCAGATCGGCGCCGCCATCGCGAACCTCTACCCGCAGTTCAATCTCAACGGCTCGATCGGGCTTCAGGGCGGCAACGCCGGTGATCTCGGCTCGATCGCAAATCACTACTGGTCCTACGGACCCGGCGCGAACTGGCTCGTCTTCGATGGCGGCCAAACCCGCGGCAACATCGAGCTCCAGCGCGGCGTGACCGACGAAGCCTTCGCCACCTACAAGCAGACCGTGCTCGTCGCGCTCCGCGATACCGAAACCGCGCTCGTCAATTTCACGTCGCAGCAAAAACGCCGCGTCGCGCTCGCCGAAGCGGTCGAAGCGAACAAGGCCGCGGTCGATCTCTCGATGCAGCTCTACAGCAACGGGCGAACCGATTTCCTCAACGTGCTCAGCGCGCAGCGCCAGCTCTTCCTTTCAGAAGATGCGCTCGCGCAGAGCGAAGCGAACGTGAGCACGAATCTCATCGCCCTCTACAAGGCGCTCGGCGGCGGATGGGGTCTTGAAGATGGGGGCGAGGACCCAGGGCCGTCTGCTGCCGCACCGGTCGCACAGGTTTCGGGGCCTGCGAGCGAGCCTTCATCCGTCAGTCAATGA
- a CDS encoding fructose-specific PTS transporter subunit EIIC, translated as MITDFFKQLRQHLLTGVSYAIPFVACGGILIAAALAFAPSNPESHAPDPSTVPALMFLLKIGVLSFKLMLPILAAYIAYSIAGKPGLVPGAIGGFLCNDLRVLAFFPQPGEKELSAGFLGAIVAGLLAGYLVALIKKVPTHRLIKPVMPILIIPIVSSLIVSATMILLLGPPIVDLMDWLTVHLKEMQTGNAILLAAVIGAMIAFDMGGPVNKVAFFFSAGLIAKGNFLPMGACAVAICTPPLGMGLATLLSRRLWSEEERDSGLAALGMGTIGITEGAIPFAAADPLRVIPCLMAGSMVGAVIAMLARVGNHAPHGGPIVLPVIDNRMMYVVAIIAGTVTTALLINLLKSFSKRKGAPEELA; from the coding sequence ATGATCACCGACTTTTTCAAACAACTCCGTCAGCATCTGCTCACCGGAGTTTCCTACGCCATTCCGTTTGTTGCCTGCGGCGGCATTCTGATTGCCGCGGCGTTGGCGTTCGCGCCTTCCAATCCCGAGTCGCACGCGCCCGATCCGAGCACCGTTCCGGCGCTGATGTTCCTGCTCAAAATCGGAGTGCTCTCGTTCAAGCTGATGCTGCCGATCCTGGCGGCGTACATCGCCTATTCGATCGCGGGAAAGCCGGGCTTGGTGCCGGGGGCGATCGGCGGGTTTTTGTGCAACGACCTGCGCGTGCTCGCGTTTTTCCCGCAGCCGGGAGAGAAGGAGTTGAGCGCCGGATTTCTCGGCGCAATCGTCGCGGGTCTGCTTGCCGGGTATCTCGTCGCGCTGATCAAGAAAGTGCCTACGCATCGGCTGATCAAGCCGGTAATGCCGATTTTGATTATCCCGATCGTGTCGTCGTTGATCGTGAGCGCGACGATGATCTTGCTGCTCGGCCCGCCAATCGTGGACCTTATGGACTGGTTGACGGTTCATTTAAAGGAGATGCAGACAGGAAACGCGATTCTGCTCGCAGCGGTGATCGGTGCGATGATCGCGTTCGACATGGGCGGGCCGGTGAACAAGGTTGCATTCTTCTTTTCGGCAGGTTTGATTGCGAAGGGGAATTTCCTGCCGATGGGGGCGTGCGCGGTCGCGATCTGCACGCCGCCGCTCGGCATGGGGCTTGCAACGCTGCTCTCACGCCGGCTCTGGTCGGAAGAGGAGCGCGATTCGGGCCTCGCGGCGCTCGGCATGGGCACGATCGGGATCACGGAGGGCGCGATCCCGTTTGCTGCGGCAGATCCGCTGCGGGTGATCCCGTGCCTGATGGCGGGTTCGATGGTCGGGGCGGTGATCGCGATGCTCGCTAGAGTGGGGAATCACGCGCCGCACGGCGGGCCGATCGTTCTGCCCGTGATCGACAATCGCATGATGTACGTGGTCGCGATCATCGCGGGGACGGTGACGACGGCGCTGCTCATCAATCTCTTGAAGTCGTTTTCGAAGCGGAAGGGTGCGCCGGAGGAACTGGCATGA
- the lysX gene encoding lysine biosynthesis protein LysX, with amino-acid sequence MRIGFLHSRIRVEERLLIEEFERRGIEFELLDVTKFQAEIHDPTPWQRFDAVFERCVSQTQAVTAVRVLESFGIPCINPSAVIEACGDKLTTSLILARNGIATPRVRVAVDPETALEAIEEMGYPVVLKPAVGSWGRLLARVNDRDAAEAIVEHKSTLGSVQHGVFYIQEHVDKPGRDLRVFVVGTSPIAAIERRSEHWITNTARGGQAAGFAILPAIDDLCRRTARAMAGNAGALLAIDLLESSDGRVLVSEVNHTMEFRNSIATTGVDIPGRMIDYVLGIAEKQSVNRVSHARSPVPAAAGLGVA; translated from the coding sequence ATGCGCATCGGTTTCCTCCACTCCCGCATCCGCGTCGAAGAACGCCTGCTGATCGAAGAATTCGAACGCCGCGGCATCGAGTTTGAATTGCTCGACGTCACGAAGTTCCAAGCCGAGATCCACGATCCCACGCCTTGGCAGCGCTTCGACGCGGTCTTCGAACGCTGCGTCAGTCAGACACAGGCTGTTACCGCGGTGCGCGTGCTCGAGTCCTTCGGCATCCCGTGCATCAACCCGAGCGCGGTGATCGAAGCCTGCGGCGACAAGCTCACAACTTCGCTCATCCTCGCCCGCAACGGCATCGCCACTCCGCGCGTTCGGGTAGCAGTCGACCCCGAAACCGCGCTCGAGGCTATCGAGGAAATGGGCTATCCGGTGGTGCTCAAGCCGGCGGTCGGTTCGTGGGGAAGATTGCTTGCCCGGGTGAACGATCGCGATGCCGCGGAAGCGATCGTGGAGCACAAGTCCACGCTCGGTTCCGTGCAGCACGGGGTTTTTTACATTCAAGAACACGTCGACAAGCCCGGTCGCGACCTGCGGGTGTTCGTCGTCGGTACATCGCCGATCGCGGCGATCGAGCGGCGGAGCGAGCACTGGATCACCAACACCGCGCGGGGTGGTCAGGCCGCGGGCTTCGCGATTCTGCCGGCGATCGATGATCTCTGCCGGCGCACCGCGCGCGCGATGGCGGGCAACGCCGGCGCGCTGCTCGCAATCGACCTTCTCGAATCCTCCGACGGCCGCGTGCTCGTGAGCGAAGTCAATCACACGATGGAGTTCCGCAACTCCATCGCGACGACCGGCGTTGACATTCCCGGTCGGATGATCGACTATGTGCTCGGCATTGCCGAGAAGCAGAGCGTGAACCGCGTCTCGCACGCCCGTTCGCCCGTGCCCGCCGCCGCGGGGTTGGGAGTTGCATGA